One genomic window of Chelonoidis abingdonii isolate Lonesome George chromosome 5, CheloAbing_2.0, whole genome shotgun sequence includes the following:
- the CXXC4 gene encoding CXXC-type zinc finger protein 4 yields the protein MLWGSGGGGGNTVPGGAAGARKSSSSASSAAASASLHAGRSSMHHRNESQRLGKPGCAPAEQPALQMANNNFLSTLSPDHCRPLAGECMNKLKCGAAEAEIMNLPERVGTFSAIPALGGISLPPGVIVMTALHSPAAASAAVTDSAFQIANLADCPQNHSSSSSSSSSLGAAGGGGAGGGGGGGGGAGNPAKKKRKRCGVCVPCKRLINCGVCSSCRNRKTGHQICKFRKCEELKKKPGTSLERTPVPSAEAFRWFF from the coding sequence ATGCTGTGgggcagcggcggcggcggcggcaacACGGTCCCCGGCGGCGCGGCTGGTGCAAGGAAatcctcctcctccgcctcctccgCCGCCGCCTCCGCCTCGCTGCACGCCGGCAGGAGCAGCATGCACCATCGGAACGAGTCCCAGCGGCTGGGCAAGCCTGGCTGCGCGCCAGCCGAGCAGCCCGCGTTGCAAATGGCAAATAATAATTTCCTCTCCACCTTATCCCCCGACCACTGCAGACCTTTGGCTGGGGAATGCATGAACAAGCTCAAATGCGGCGCTGCTGAAGCAGAGATAATGAATCTCCCCGAGCGCGTGGGGACTTTTTCCGCTATCCCGGCTTTAGGGGGCATCTCATTACCTCCAGGGGTCATCGTCATGACAGCCCTTCACTCCCCCGCAGCAGCCTCAGCAGCCGTCACAGACAGTGCGTTTCAAATTGCCAATCTGGCAGACTGCCCGCAgaaccattcctcctcctcctcgtcctcctcctccctgggagCCGCCGGAggagggggggcgggaggaggaggaggcgggggaggaggggcaggcaaCCCTGCcaagaagaagaggaaaaggtGTGGGGTCTGCGTGCCCTGCAAGAGGCTCATCAACTGTGGCgtctgcagcagctgcaggaacCGCAAAACGGGACACCAGATCTGCAAATTTAGAAAATGTGAAGAGCTAAAGAAAAAACCTGGCACTTCACTAGAG